From a region of the Paenibacillus sp. R14(2021) genome:
- a CDS encoding cysteine desulfurase family protein yields MDMHYFDHCASTPPHEDVIRTMAEIMAKHYANPSSLHRSGQEARNLLERARAVAASQFPGTEADEWVFTSGGTESNNIAVAGTARSLVKRGKHIITSAVEHPSVYDACKQLEREGWRVTYLPVNANGIVSPDELEEALTKETVLVSLMQVNNEVGAIQPISDIGKRIKARGNILFHVDGVQSVGKLPIDLVESKIDLFSVSAHKVNGPRGAGLLYIRSGVQLEPIYRGGGQEHDLRPGTENVPAIVAAAKAVRMAVESQPARTSRMYALRKRLLDCVAGIPELVLNGSDDTGEWGLAAPNIVNFSYPGMKPEVIIHMLEKHGILASTKSACSSKSDEPSRVLLAMGASHERASSGIRISFGDEHGEAELEWLSMMLRKVVEQLKPLERKER; encoded by the coding sequence ATGGATATGCATTATTTTGACCACTGCGCTTCAACGCCGCCGCATGAGGACGTCATTCGAACGATGGCTGAAATCATGGCGAAGCATTACGCGAATCCGTCTTCGCTCCATCGAAGCGGACAAGAAGCCAGAAATTTGCTGGAACGCGCCAGGGCGGTAGCTGCCTCGCAATTTCCGGGCACAGAGGCGGATGAATGGGTTTTTACCTCCGGGGGAACAGAGAGCAATAATATCGCTGTTGCCGGTACCGCGCGCAGCTTGGTGAAGCGGGGCAAGCATATCATTACGTCCGCTGTTGAGCATCCGTCTGTGTATGATGCATGCAAGCAATTAGAGCGGGAGGGCTGGCGGGTTACGTACTTGCCGGTGAATGCGAATGGGATCGTGTCGCCTGATGAACTGGAGGAGGCGTTGACGAAGGAAACCGTTCTTGTCAGCCTTATGCAAGTTAATAACGAGGTAGGCGCCATTCAACCGATTTCGGATATTGGAAAACGGATTAAAGCCAGAGGCAATATCCTCTTTCACGTCGACGGTGTGCAGAGCGTAGGAAAGCTGCCGATTGATCTCGTTGAAAGCAAGATCGATCTGTTCTCGGTCTCGGCGCATAAGGTAAATGGGCCGCGCGGAGCAGGCTTGCTATATATCCGGTCCGGCGTTCAGCTTGAGCCGATCTACCGGGGCGGAGGACAGGAGCACGATCTTCGGCCAGGTACGGAGAACGTACCGGCGATCGTAGCCGCAGCCAAAGCGGTTCGAATGGCTGTCGAGAGTCAGCCGGCTCGGACGTCACGAATGTACGCGCTTCGCAAGCGGCTGCTGGACTGCGTAGCGGGTATACCGGAGCTAGTCCTGAACGGCAGCGATGATACGGGAGAGTGGGGTTTGGCGGCGCCTAATATCGTGAATTTCTCCTATCCCGGGATGAAGCCGGAAGTCATCATCCATATGCTCGAGAAGCACGGGATTCTGGCATCCACCAAATCAGCCTGCTCTTCGAAGAGCGATGAGCCAAGCCGCGTGCTGCTGGCGATGGGCGCCTCCCATGAGCGGGCTTCAAGCGGCATCCGCATCAGCTTCGGGGATGAACATGGCGAAGCAGAGCTGGAATGGCTCAGCATGATGCTTCGGAAGGTTGTAGAGCAATTAAAGCCGCTGGAGCGAAAAGAAAGGTAA
- the thiI gene encoding tRNA uracil 4-sulfurtransferase ThiI, with protein MNPDMILIRFGEFTVKGKNRDRFDKRMVEQVRKALSPYVKAVITRAYGRIYISLNGEPYADIAAKLKDIFGIASFSPIRKVSNELGVIQAAALDVMRSLPKQPDTFKVSVRRVEKSFPHDSQEMNHLVGGYVLRELPGLKVNVREPEIELRVEIQPEGTYVFSDVVQAAGGFPYGTNGKAMLMLSGGIDSPVAGYLAMRQGLELEAVHFHSYPFTSEQAKEKVIELVRRLSHYTGTSIKLHLVSFTDIQTAIAQGEHQSLIITLMRRSMLRIAERIAGSRNGLGIVTGDSLGQVASQTLSSMNVIGRTVQLPLLRPLITMEKNEIIRIARAIGTFETSILPYEDCCTLFVPRNPTTNPNLEIVEKAESAITDLDVMIDKAVAEAETISLSPHVPSAVETAGQDDWF; from the coding sequence ATGAATCCAGATATGATATTAATTCGCTTTGGCGAATTTACGGTGAAAGGCAAAAACCGCGACCGGTTTGACAAGCGAATGGTCGAGCAGGTGAGAAAGGCGCTTTCTCCCTACGTGAAAGCCGTCATTACACGCGCGTACGGAAGAATATACATCAGCTTGAATGGTGAGCCTTATGCCGATATTGCTGCTAAGCTGAAAGACATCTTCGGCATTGCGTCGTTCAGTCCAATCCGCAAAGTAAGCAATGAGCTGGGAGTTATTCAAGCCGCGGCGCTTGACGTGATGCGCTCGCTTCCGAAACAGCCGGATACCTTCAAGGTATCTGTTCGCCGAGTGGAGAAGAGCTTTCCCCACGATTCTCAGGAAATGAATCATTTGGTCGGCGGCTATGTCCTGCGCGAGCTGCCAGGGCTCAAAGTCAACGTGCGCGAGCCGGAGATAGAGCTTCGGGTCGAAATTCAGCCTGAGGGCACGTACGTGTTCAGCGATGTTGTCCAAGCTGCCGGAGGCTTCCCTTACGGAACGAACGGCAAGGCGATGCTGATGCTGTCAGGCGGCATTGACAGCCCCGTGGCCGGCTATCTGGCGATGCGCCAAGGCTTGGAACTGGAAGCCGTGCATTTCCATAGCTACCCGTTCACAAGCGAGCAGGCCAAGGAGAAGGTCATCGAACTCGTTCGGAGATTATCCCATTATACCGGGACTTCCATTAAGCTTCACCTCGTTTCCTTTACCGATATTCAGACCGCCATCGCCCAAGGCGAGCATCAATCCTTAATCATTACACTCATGCGCCGTTCGATGCTGCGCATTGCAGAGCGGATTGCGGGCAGCAGGAATGGACTGGGCATTGTGACCGGGGACAGCCTGGGGCAGGTCGCAAGCCAAACGCTTAGCAGCATGAACGTGATCGGCCGTACGGTTCAGCTGCCGCTTCTGAGGCCGCTCATAACAATGGAGAAGAACGAAATCATTCGAATTGCCCGCGCCATCGGCACGTTCGAGACGTCAATTCTGCCGTACGAGGATTGCTGTACGTTGTTCGTGCCGAGAAACCCCACTACCAATCCGAACCTCGAGATTGTGGAGAAAGCGGAGTCGGCCATAACCGATTTGGATGTCATGATCGATAAAGCCGTTGCTGAGGCGGAGACCATCAGCCTATCCCCGCATGTACCGAGCGCGGTTGAGACGGCGGGGCAGGATGATTGGTTCTGA
- a CDS encoding TerC family protein, producing MEFFSLDFLTALVTIVFIDLILAGDNAIVIGLAARKLPKEQQSKAIIWGTVGAVGIRAAATVLVVYLLNLPWLLLAGGILLLWIAYKLLVDESGHDNIKAGNTLWQSVRTIIIADAAMGLDNVIAVAGASHGSILLVILGLLISIPIVVWGSTLFIKLINRIPWIVYVGSAVLAYTAAKMITHEMKLEAVFKDNPAFEWSFMILVVILIVVGGLWRNTARSKSAAIEKSRETH from the coding sequence ATGGAATTCTTCTCATTGGATTTTCTAACCGCACTCGTAACCATCGTATTTATCGATCTGATTCTAGCCGGCGATAATGCGATCGTAATCGGGCTCGCAGCGCGAAAATTGCCTAAGGAACAGCAAAGTAAGGCCATTATTTGGGGAACGGTCGGCGCAGTCGGCATTCGAGCCGCGGCCACGGTGCTTGTGGTTTATCTGCTCAACCTGCCTTGGCTGCTGCTGGCAGGCGGCATCCTACTTCTCTGGATCGCGTATAAGCTGCTCGTCGACGAGAGCGGGCACGACAATATCAAAGCAGGCAATACGCTCTGGCAATCGGTACGCACGATCATCATCGCAGATGCAGCCATGGGGCTCGACAATGTCATTGCGGTGGCCGGCGCTTCCCACGGAAGCATCCTGCTCGTCATTCTAGGTCTTCTTATCAGTATTCCGATCGTCGTTTGGGGAAGCACGCTGTTCATCAAGCTCATCAATCGCATTCCCTGGATCGTCTATGTCGGCTCAGCGGTTCTTGCTTACACAGCAGCCAAGATGATTACGCATGAGATGAAGCTCGAAGCCGTCTTTAAGGACAATCCGGCATTCGAATGGTCCTTCATGATTCTGGTCGTTATTCTTATCGTCGTCGGCGGTCTGTGGCGCAATACGGCTCGCAGCAAGTCAGCGGCAATCGAAAAAAGCAGGGAAACCCATTAA
- a CDS encoding TerC family protein encodes MDSLIVFIQIMFINVLLSGDNAVVIALASQQLPPSQRRKAMLWGAVAAVGLRCLLTLAAITLLQIPFLQAAGSVLLFVIAVKLIIDASDHAQAFHEMRKVSSLAGAVRTIIIADFVMSLDNVLAVAAVAKGEPVLIILGIVLSIPMIIWGSHLLSTLLRKFPSLVYFGGGLLGYASGEMLVHDPGVHPWLLDQADVFVKAIPVLFIPLVIIVALLRIKR; translated from the coding sequence GTGGACAGCTTGATTGTGTTTATACAAATTATGTTTATCAATGTGCTGCTTAGCGGAGACAATGCCGTCGTCATCGCGCTTGCAAGTCAACAGCTTCCGCCGTCGCAGCGGCGCAAAGCGATGCTTTGGGGGGCGGTGGCTGCCGTCGGTCTACGCTGTCTGCTGACGCTTGCAGCGATCACGCTGCTTCAAATTCCTTTTCTTCAGGCTGCCGGAAGTGTTTTATTATTCGTCATTGCGGTCAAACTTATTATAGATGCTTCGGATCATGCGCAGGCGTTTCACGAAATGCGCAAAGTCAGCTCGCTTGCCGGGGCGGTCAGAACGATTATTATCGCGGATTTCGTGATGAGCCTAGACAACGTGTTGGCGGTAGCAGCAGTGGCGAAGGGCGAACCGGTCCTTATTATACTCGGCATTGTGCTGAGTATTCCGATGATTATTTGGGGAAGCCATTTGCTGAGCACGCTGCTCCGCAAATTCCCGTCTTTGGTTTATTTCGGAGGCGGTTTGCTTGGTTATGCGTCCGGTGAAATGCTGGTCCACGACCCTGGTGTGCATCCTTGGCTGCTGGACCAAGCAGACGTATTCGTGAAGGCGATCCCTGTCCTTTTTATCCCGCTGGTCATTATTGTGGCATTGCTGCGAATAAAAAGATGA
- the typA gene encoding translational GTPase TypA: MQARENIRNIAIIAHVDHGKTTLVDKLLQQSGTFRDNETVQDRAMDSNDLERERGITILAKNTAVNYKDYLINIVDTPGHADFGGEVERIMKMVDGVLLVVDAFEGCMPQTKFVLRKALESQLTPIVVLNKIDRPNASPEQVVDEVLDLFIELGASDEQLEFPVVYASALMGTASMNVEKQDENMQALYETIIDRIPSPTESVEEPLQFLVTLLDYNEYLGRIAVGRVNRGKIRQGQSIAVINREGVTKQARIEKLFGFQGLKRIEVEEAGAGDIVAIAGIREINIGETIADPANPEALPVLKIDEPTLQMTFLVNNSPFAGREGKWVTSRKLRERLFKELETDVALRVDETDSPDAFIVSGRGELHLGILIENMRREGFELQVSKPEVIIKDIDGVRSEPYERLLIDVPEENMGAVMESLGTRKAEMVNMVNNGTGQVRIEFIIPARGLIGYRTNFLTLTRGYGIMNHAFDSYGPLAGAAVGGRHQGVLVSSENGVSTFYGMNGVEDRGLLFLEPGTDVYEGMIVGEHNRDNDIIVNICKEKALTNIRSAGKDDTVRLKTPILFSLEAALEYLNDDEYCEVTPKSIRLRKKLLNKSERERAEKQRKTAQAGV, encoded by the coding sequence ATGCAAGCCAGAGAGAACATCAGAAATATTGCCATCATCGCTCACGTTGACCATGGTAAAACAACGCTCGTCGACAAACTGCTTCAACAATCCGGTACTTTCCGCGATAACGAAACCGTTCAAGACCGCGCAATGGATTCCAACGATCTGGAGCGGGAACGCGGCATCACGATTTTGGCCAAGAACACGGCTGTTAACTACAAGGATTACTTGATCAATATCGTAGATACACCTGGACACGCCGACTTCGGCGGCGAAGTAGAACGGATTATGAAAATGGTTGACGGCGTTCTGCTAGTCGTTGACGCTTTCGAAGGCTGCATGCCGCAAACGAAATTCGTATTGCGTAAAGCGCTGGAAAGCCAATTGACGCCAATCGTCGTCTTGAATAAAATTGACCGTCCGAATGCAAGCCCAGAGCAAGTCGTAGATGAGGTGCTTGATCTGTTCATCGAGCTTGGCGCAAGCGACGAGCAGCTGGAATTCCCCGTCGTGTACGCTTCTGCCCTTATGGGTACGGCAAGCATGAACGTAGAGAAGCAGGACGAGAACATGCAGGCGCTGTACGAAACAATCATCGATCGTATTCCTAGTCCGACCGAGAGCGTAGAAGAGCCGCTTCAATTCCTCGTTACGCTGCTTGATTATAACGAATATTTGGGCCGTATCGCAGTTGGCCGCGTCAACCGCGGTAAAATCCGTCAAGGCCAGTCCATTGCGGTTATCAACCGTGAAGGTGTGACGAAGCAAGCTCGGATTGAAAAACTGTTCGGCTTCCAAGGTCTGAAGCGGATCGAGGTTGAAGAAGCAGGCGCCGGCGATATCGTCGCTATCGCGGGTATTCGCGAAATCAACATCGGCGAGACGATTGCCGATCCTGCTAACCCGGAAGCACTTCCGGTTCTGAAAATCGACGAGCCGACGCTGCAAATGACGTTCCTCGTGAACAACAGCCCGTTTGCGGGCCGCGAAGGCAAATGGGTAACATCCCGTAAGCTGCGCGAGCGTCTGTTCAAAGAGCTTGAAACCGACGTTGCACTGCGCGTGGACGAAACCGACAGCCCAGACGCTTTCATCGTATCCGGCCGCGGTGAGCTTCACCTTGGTATACTGATCGAGAATATGCGCCGCGAAGGCTTCGAGCTTCAAGTGTCCAAACCGGAAGTTATTATCAAGGATATCGACGGCGTGAGAAGCGAGCCGTACGAGCGTCTTCTGATCGACGTACCGGAAGAAAACATGGGCGCTGTCATGGAGAGCCTAGGAACACGTAAGGCCGAGATGGTTAACATGGTCAATAACGGCACCGGCCAAGTCCGTATCGAGTTCATCATCCCGGCTCGCGGCCTGATCGGCTACCGTACGAACTTCCTGACACTGACGCGCGGCTACGGCATCATGAACCATGCGTTCGATAGCTACGGCCCGCTTGCAGGCGCTGCAGTTGGGGGTCGTCACCAAGGCGTGCTCGTCTCGAGCGAGAACGGCGTATCGACGTTCTACGGCATGAATGGCGTAGAAGACCGCGGCCTCCTCTTCCTGGAGCCGGGTACGGACGTTTACGAAGGCATGATCGTGGGCGAGCATAACCGCGACAACGACATCATCGTCAACATTTGCAAAGAAAAGGCGCTGACGAACATTCGCTCCGCCGGTAAAGACGATACGGTCCGCTTGAAAACGCCGATACTGTTCTCGCTGGAAGCAGCGCTTGAATATCTGAACGACGACGAATATTGCGAAGTAACGCCGAAATCCATTCGTCTTCGTAAGAAGCTCTTGAATAAGAGCGAGCGCGAACGCGCAGAGAAACAACGCAAAACCGCACAAGCCGGCGTTTAA
- a CDS encoding YlaH-like family protein, which yields MQNWFHAHPILTYLLILALTMYIFNAVFRVQRLPILKEVLVHLVMAVGAFVLFVLQYDKLPIVQCMSVAVIMMLMLRGRQLYDKLKAKRGSSSSDAGGA from the coding sequence ATGCAAAACTGGTTTCATGCTCATCCGATATTGACGTATCTGCTAATTTTGGCGTTGACGATGTATATTTTCAATGCGGTATTCCGCGTGCAGCGATTGCCCATACTGAAAGAGGTGCTCGTACATCTCGTCATGGCCGTCGGCGCTTTTGTTCTGTTCGTCTTGCAGTATGACAAGCTGCCTATCGTTCAATGCATGTCGGTCGCTGTCATCATGATGCTGATGCTGCGCGGCAGACAGCTGTACGATAAGCTGAAAGCCAAACGCGGCAGCAGCAGCTCGGATGCGGGGGGCGCATAA
- a CDS encoding LCP family protein, protein MTRKATHAVRSKKKKNYWPRRIMVLFLLVLVGIACYLGYLVYESKNALNDITTDADPTVVVAPEQSVKVKPVAIMLMGIDTRKQTGTLNTDVMMVAVFNPKTKSAVVVSIPRDSQIELRGYNNRTKANAFYARFQAAERREGLSKSEAEKAAKIDMRVMFSKYFGIPIDYTATINFQGFVDVVDALGGVNVDVDMDMHYVDNADGTNIDLKKGPQKLMGDDALDFVRYRKSNDGKNMSSDFDRNQRESQVLGEIADKMKSFSSVTKIAGVIKAVGNNMRLDIPTSEVENMIKTYFGISRSDITFMPLEGVWKSPFVHLDDAKLEAAKQALRAKLEE, encoded by the coding sequence ATGACGAGAAAGGCGACTCACGCCGTACGTTCGAAGAAGAAGAAGAACTACTGGCCGCGCCGCATCATGGTTTTATTTCTGCTCGTGCTGGTTGGCATTGCGTGCTACCTCGGTTATTTGGTATATGAGTCGAAGAATGCGCTTAACGACATTACGACAGATGCCGATCCTACCGTCGTGGTTGCCCCAGAGCAATCCGTGAAAGTCAAGCCGGTCGCTATTATGCTGATGGGTATCGACACGCGGAAGCAAACGGGGACATTGAACACGGACGTCATGATGGTTGCCGTGTTTAATCCCAAGACCAAATCAGCCGTCGTTGTCTCCATCCCGCGGGATTCCCAAATCGAACTGCGCGGCTATAACAACCGCACCAAGGCCAATGCCTTTTACGCACGCTTTCAAGCAGCCGAACGAAGAGAAGGATTGAGCAAGTCAGAGGCCGAGAAAGCCGCGAAGATAGACATGCGGGTCATGTTCAGCAAGTATTTTGGCATTCCCATCGATTACACAGCAACGATCAACTTCCAAGGCTTCGTCGATGTTGTTGACGCCCTTGGCGGAGTGAACGTGGATGTCGATATGGACATGCATTATGTAGATAATGCCGATGGCACGAACATCGACCTGAAGAAGGGCCCCCAGAAGCTGATGGGCGACGATGCACTTGATTTCGTCCGTTACCGGAAATCCAACGACGGCAAGAACATGTCGAGCGACTTCGATCGTAATCAGCGGGAAAGCCAAGTGCTCGGCGAAATCGCAGATAAGATGAAGTCGTTCTCCAGCGTAACCAAAATTGCCGGCGTGATTAAGGCAGTGGGCAATAACATGCGCCTTGATATTCCAACAAGTGAAGTGGAAAACATGATAAAGACGTACTTCGGTATCAGCCGAAGCGACATCACATTCATGCCGCTGGAAGGTGTTTGGAAGAGTCCGTTCGTCCATCTAGACGATGCCAAGCTGGAAGCAGCCAAGCAAGCGCTTAGGGCTAAACTGGAGGAATGA
- a CDS encoding pyridoxamine 5'-phosphate oxidase family protein, giving the protein MTEPVTVLNDDLFGALNQEPFVLLHTIDADSGSPTSSVISWIYAVNRTTLRFAIDGRSRLSVNMTSKADVSITLFGPGTVQTIYGTARLVTKVLDDVPIKLVCFDIRISEIRDAMFYGSRLSAKPAYEKTYDLRAADKLDKQVFAAMEKA; this is encoded by the coding sequence ATGACCGAACCCGTCACCGTACTCAATGACGATTTGTTTGGCGCACTGAACCAAGAACCGTTCGTTCTTCTGCATACGATTGATGCGGACAGCGGATCCCCGACTTCGAGTGTAATCTCGTGGATTTATGCGGTCAACCGTACCACGCTGCGATTTGCAATCGACGGCCGTTCACGCTTGTCAGTGAATATGACTTCGAAAGCCGATGTCAGCATTACACTTTTTGGGCCGGGAACCGTTCAAACGATCTACGGCACGGCACGGCTTGTCACCAAAGTATTGGATGATGTACCCATCAAGCTCGTCTGCTTTGATATTCGCATTTCTGAAATTCGCGATGCGATGTTCTACGGATCACGCTTGTCTGCTAAGCCGGCTTATGAGAAAACGTATGACTTGAGAGCAGCAGATAAACTGGATAAGCAGGTGTTTGCTGCCATGGAAAAAGCCTAG
- a CDS encoding YhcN/YlaJ family sporulation lipoprotein has protein sequence MRKWLVPAMILCLLTAGCNTVARNETSPSPQNDNRVRAQQSAPQKKLISSPKQVAAHLEDLARRVPGVKGAHCVVFKNTAVVGIDVAGNLDRSRVGTVKYAVAEAFHKDPYGIDAIVTADIDISSRLKELGTDIRRGRPIAGFGEEMADIIGRIVPQIPRDVQPVKEPSQNKPQEKMVNPKL, from the coding sequence ATGAGAAAGTGGCTGGTGCCCGCTATGATCCTTTGCTTGCTGACAGCAGGTTGCAACACTGTTGCCCGCAATGAGACATCACCCTCTCCGCAGAATGACAATCGGGTTCGTGCACAGCAGAGCGCCCCGCAGAAGAAATTGATCAGCAGTCCGAAACAAGTTGCCGCGCATTTGGAGGATTTGGCTCGGCGAGTTCCGGGCGTGAAAGGCGCTCACTGCGTCGTGTTCAAAAATACGGCGGTCGTCGGCATTGATGTAGCCGGAAACTTGGACCGTTCCCGTGTCGGCACCGTCAAATACGCGGTTGCCGAAGCTTTCCACAAGGATCCCTACGGCATTGATGCCATTGTCACGGCAGACATCGATATCTCGAGCCGGCTCAAGGAGCTTGGAACGGATATCCGGCGCGGCCGCCCTATTGCCGGCTTCGGCGAGGAAATGGCAGACATCATCGGCCGAATCGTGCCTCAGATTCCCCGTGACGTGCAGCCCGTCAAGGAACCAAGCCAGAATAAACCGCAGGAGAAAATGGTCAATCCTAAGCTTTAG
- a CDS encoding PhoH family protein, with translation MKKIFVLDTNVLLHDPQAIFAFDDNEILIPAVVLEEIDSKKRLADELGRNARHVSRLLDHMREIGHLHEGIELENGGVLKVELNHRSFVRVQEMFGEMSNDNRILAVALNYHLEEQEKPEPRPVIIVSKDVLVRIKADVLGIDAQDYLSDQVVAPSEVYAGYLTLKVHPAVIDEFYTYRFLTIKNLQLSTRLQPNEFVILRDEMGTSKSALLKVSQDGARLEPLYLSNDPVWGITARNAQQRMALELLLNDDIPLVTLTGKAGTGKTLLALAAGLMKVEDEHKYKKLLIARPVVPMGKDIGYLPGEKEEKLRPWMQPIYDNLEFLFDTKKSGDIDKILMGLGSIQVEALTYIRGRSIPGQFIIIDEAQNLTRHEVKTIVSRVGEGSKIVLMGDPEQIDHPYLDSISNGLTHIVERFKQEGVSGHMTLEKGERSKLAQLAADLL, from the coding sequence ATGAAAAAAATATTCGTGCTCGACACCAATGTACTGCTACATGACCCGCAAGCGATCTTCGCTTTTGACGACAACGAGATCTTAATTCCCGCGGTGGTGTTGGAAGAAATCGACTCTAAAAAAAGGCTGGCCGACGAGCTTGGGCGAAACGCCAGGCATGTGTCGCGATTGCTGGACCATATGCGCGAAATCGGTCATTTGCACGAGGGCATTGAACTTGAAAACGGGGGCGTTCTCAAGGTTGAATTGAATCACCGCAGTTTCGTTCGGGTACAAGAGATGTTCGGCGAGATGTCGAACGACAACCGAATTCTCGCGGTTGCCCTGAACTACCATTTGGAGGAGCAGGAGAAGCCGGAGCCGCGGCCAGTCATCATCGTGAGCAAAGACGTGCTGGTTCGGATCAAAGCAGACGTGCTGGGCATCGATGCGCAGGATTATTTGTCTGATCAAGTGGTGGCGCCTTCTGAGGTGTACGCAGGTTATTTAACGCTGAAGGTGCATCCAGCCGTCATTGACGAGTTCTACACCTATCGCTTCCTAACGATCAAGAATTTGCAGCTAAGCACGAGGCTGCAGCCGAATGAATTCGTGATATTAAGAGATGAGATGGGGACGTCCAAATCAGCACTGCTGAAGGTCAGCCAAGATGGAGCGCGGTTAGAACCGCTTTACTTAAGCAATGATCCTGTGTGGGGCATAACCGCACGCAATGCACAGCAGCGCATGGCACTGGAACTGCTGCTCAATGACGATATCCCGCTCGTTACGCTGACAGGCAAGGCAGGTACGGGCAAGACGCTGCTTGCGCTGGCTGCAGGCTTGATGAAGGTCGAGGATGAACATAAATACAAGAAATTGCTCATCGCAAGACCCGTCGTGCCAATGGGCAAGGATATCGGGTATTTACCGGGCGAGAAGGAAGAGAAGCTGCGTCCATGGATGCAGCCGATTTATGATAATTTGGAGTTTCTGTTCGATACGAAGAAGTCAGGCGACATCGACAAAATACTGATGGGGCTTGGCAGCATTCAAGTCGAGGCGCTCACGTATATTCGGGGACGTTCCATTCCGGGGCAGTTCATTATTATCGACGAGGCGCAGAACTTGACCCGCCACGAGGTGAAAACCATCGTATCCCGCGTCGGGGAAGGCAGCAAAATTGTGTTGATGGGCGATCCTGAGCAAATCGACCATCCGTATCTGGATTCCATCAGCAACGGCCTCACGCATATCGTGGAGCGGTTTAAGCAGGAGGGCGTCAGCGGCCATATGACCTTGGAAAAGGGCGAGCGTTCCAAGCTAGCGCAGCTAGCGGCAGATCTGCTTTAA
- a CDS encoding ABC transporter substrate-binding protein has protein sequence MSRRKVVILLLSVFTICAALLVSMIGKPGSPITPTGDGTPSDQQPQLEGGENREDAALSVAVSMDDSEYQYWIKSIEQFQQSHSQISITLTNIGDEDPDEARKKASEAGEPFDIMLLDNDRVREFAMQGYLLPVDEIVTGDSAADQLEALTAMVKWNGSLWGVPLDSNPLLTVWSKKLLKAAGVNEPPQNLAELKSVLTALSEAKPGSISPFNLNTADARDLSAWLGMFRDQTTAAANLIPFSADMKLQLHFAAEHAGELTRFNPLQQQADLLHAFQADRLLSAVLPWTIYQSLSSEERDLLTVGSMNGPLVRSNGRSFVLTAETERFSEAKEWIQEMTSTDAQLDRYHVFGRLPARISALTGEFVYNDISDRPPHYIVRMLQLAAAETDPSWRERWVRWSKLCESLGGNGTVFLPTVADRLISEWNGEPEKDKNGAEAPSPTTLKADSQPND, from the coding sequence GTGTCACGCAGGAAAGTCGTTATACTGCTGCTGAGCGTGTTTACCATATGCGCAGCATTGCTCGTATCGATGATCGGCAAGCCAGGCTCGCCGATTACGCCGACCGGAGACGGAACGCCCTCCGATCAGCAGCCGCAGCTCGAGGGCGGCGAGAATCGCGAGGACGCCGCGCTATCGGTCGCGGTCTCCATGGACGATTCAGAATACCAATATTGGATCAAAAGCATAGAACAGTTTCAGCAATCGCATTCGCAGATCAGCATCACGCTGACGAATATCGGTGATGAAGATCCCGATGAAGCGCGTAAGAAAGCTTCGGAAGCGGGAGAGCCCTTTGACATTATGCTGCTCGACAATGATCGTGTACGCGAATTCGCGATGCAAGGCTACCTGCTGCCGGTCGACGAGATCGTCACCGGGGATTCGGCTGCGGATCAGTTGGAAGCGCTAACAGCCATGGTGAAATGGAACGGCTCCCTATGGGGCGTGCCGCTGGACAGCAATCCGCTGCTCACTGTCTGGTCGAAGAAGCTGCTGAAGGCGGCAGGAGTCAATGAACCGCCGCAGAATCTGGCTGAGCTGAAGTCCGTCCTTACCGCGCTGTCGGAGGCAAAGCCCGGCAGTATCAGCCCGTTTAACCTTAATACGGCTGACGCGCGGGATCTGTCGGCTTGGCTGGGGATGTTCCGGGATCAAACGACCGCAGCTGCCAATCTAATTCCTTTCTCGGCAGACATGAAGCTGCAGCTGCATTTTGCTGCTGAGCACGCCGGCGAGCTGACACGGTTCAATCCGCTTCAGCAGCAGGCCGATTTGCTTCATGCGTTCCAAGCGGACAGGCTGCTTAGCGCGGTTCTGCCTTGGACGATCTATCAATCGCTGTCGTCTGAAGAACGGGATTTGCTAACAGTGGGATCGATGAACGGCCCACTTGTCCGTAGCAATGGAAGAAGTTTCGTGCTTACGGCCGAAACCGAACGGTTCTCGGAAGCGAAAGAATGGATTCAAGAGATGACATCCACGGATGCACAGCTTGACCGCTACCATGTGTTTGGACGTCTTCCGGCACGAATCTCCGCGCTTACGGGCGAATTCGTCTACAACGATATATCCGACCGTCCGCCCCATTATATTGTGCGGATGCTTCAGCTTGCGGCGGCGGAGACGGATCCTTCTTGGCGGGAACGATGGGTTCGCTGGTCGAAGCTCTGCGAATCGCTTGGCGGCAATGGCACGGTGTTTCTGCCTACTGTCGCAGACCGGCTCATTTCGGAATGGAATGGCGAGCCGGAGAAAGACAAAAACGGCGCCGAAGCGCCGTCACCGACTACATTAAAGGCTGATAGCCAGCCTAATGATTAA